Proteins encoded by one window of Vicia villosa cultivar HV-30 ecotype Madison, WI unplaced genomic scaffold, Vvil1.0 ctg.001514F_1_1, whole genome shotgun sequence:
- the LOC131635595 gene encoding probable cyclic nucleotide-gated ion channel 20, chloroplastic, with protein sequence MNEEHNASFWLAYVSPKSRVVEGLTKIALKYFKGYFLIDLCVVIPLPQILFLFLLPNPSKSDGEQHAKKLLIILILVQYILRLFRFLPLLIGQSPSGFIFKSAWASFIINLLFFMLFSHIVGSCWYLFALQRVDQCLIEACHLADLPLCKALIDCNSNFPAISAAWGADLGAGNCFNVTSGDFSYGIYGNALPLTVQASVTGKYIYSLFWGFQQLSTLARNLTPNHFAWEVMFTMSIIGLGLSLFAVLIANIHNFLQGLARRRLEMQLRSRDVEHWMGRRGLSEDLRRRIREAEQNAWEETRGVPDEMILRNLPEGLVSDLRQFQENADHSV encoded by the exons ATGAATGAAGAACACAATGCTTCT TTTTGGTTGGCATATGTTTCTCCCAAGTCTAGGGTGGTTGAGGGTCTTACAAAAATAGCTCTTAAATACTTTAAGGGTTATTTTCTCATTGACTTATGTGTTGTGATACCTCTTCCGCAG ATATTATTCTTATTTCTCCTGCCAAATCCCTCCAAGTCAGATGGAGAACAACATGCAAAGAAGCTTCTTATCATATTGATCCTTGTCCAGTATATTCTCCGGCTGTTCAGATTTCTACCTCTGCTGATTGGCCAGTCTCCATctggttttatatttaagtctgcTTGGGCCAGTTTCATCATAAATCTTctctttttcatgctatttagCCATATCGTTGGTTCATGCTGGTACCTCTTTGCTCTACAG AGGGTTGACCAGTGTTTGATAGAAGCCTGCCACCTTGCCGATCTACCTTTATGCAAGGCATTGATAGACTGTAATTCTAATTTTCCGGCTATATCCGCTGCATGGGGAGCTGATTTAGGTGCAGGAAATTGTTTTAACGTCACATCTGGTGATTTTTCGTACGGAATATATGGGAATGCTCTACCGCTGACCGTACAAGCCAGTGTGACCGGCAAATATATCTATTCCCTCTTTTGGGGATTTCAG CAACTTAGCACCCTGGCAAGAAATCTGACCCCCAACCATTTTGCGTGGGAGGTCATGTTCACCATGTCCATCATTGGATTGGGACTCTCCCTTTTCGCAGTCCTCATTGCAAACATTCATAATTTTCTCCAAGGTCTCGCACGAAG GAGGCTCGAGATGCAGCTCCGAAGCCGTGACGTGGAGCATTGGATGGGCCGTCGTGGCTTATCTGAAGATCTCAGAAG GAGAATTAGAGAAGCCGAACAGAATGCTTGGGAAGAAACACGAGGTGTTCCGGATGAAATGATTCTCCGGAACTTGCCAGAGGGACTCGTGAGTGACTTACGTCAGTTCCAAGAGAATGCCGATCATTCTGTTTAG